The Syngnathoides biaculeatus isolate LvHL_M chromosome 16, ASM1980259v1, whole genome shotgun sequence DNA segment ctagtaTCCACATGAAATTTACTGGAAGCAGTAACGTCAAAAGAAATACTTGTAAATTAAGACAACACACGGTTGGGGGGAAATTCACACAATTTTATAGAACATATATTAGACTTTAAATTCTACATCAGTAGACTACATCATGGGTGTTTAGACCATCAGAAAGGCCTGATATGAATGCCTCGCAACATGAACAATATTCAAAGCGGCATGCTGGAGGTTGCAAGCCTGTCCTACTTCACAGGCTTGAAAAAGCAAATAAGAGCGGGACAGCTGCAAATTTTTAACACTCTACTGAGCTCTTACCGCAAAAATATCAGAACGACAGAGCTGGCTCTCTCATCAGAATAACCTGATTGAGTTTGGCTGTAAACGACAAAATACGGATGACTCGGTTTCGCACAACAGGCTCTAGCGGGGCCGGCCAGATGTTGAGCAAGTTCGGACTGCATCTGTTTACTTTAGGGAGCTCCTTGGAGAGcagtgttcattcattcattacaaCACAACAGTAAAGAGGGAAAGATTTGGTTTTGAATGTAACAATTTATTGCTCAACACAAATATTACAcagacttgaaaaaaatcctcaattcACCTCATTTTAGCTTCACAAGCAGTTAAACAGATTATGTGCCACATGGGAGTGATGGAATAGGACACCACAGTAGTTTAACATCGCCTTGTGTACACAATGTTGTATTTGCGATCCAGTAAGAGGATTGACAATTGAGCCTGCTTCTTGTAAACAATCCCGTTTAGGTGTTTGACTTGGGCTGAAGGCCTAGTGTGCATTTACACATTTCAGGACATTTGATGCCCCCACtccataaaacaacaaaagagtcAATGCGAGGGTGTAAAAATGACTCAAAGTAGATTATTTTATGGTGGATGGGTATTCTTTTGTCATCTCATATAAAGACTACATTAAACCTCTCCAAATTCATAGTTTCAACCTTCACAAACTCACCTATTAgctgatttatttattctcGTTAATTActgaaaaagtcaaaacaaagcaATCAAACTATTCGTGTCAATTGTGTTGAAATCCGCAGTTTCATTTAGACCCAAAAGGTTTTGCTGCGATCTTGTGCCATCGTGGTGTCTCGAAAATATCTTGACGTCCGTTGAGGAGTGTTGTTTAGCTCCAAATAGTGCTTGGTTGCCATCTTGTAGCAGCTTACGTTTTGCTCAAATGCTTTCTCATCCTGGAAGAATTTGTGAATTGTTGGGTAATTTGGGGGAATATTATGACTGATGAGGACCatctcattattttctttaatgcCAGGTTTTGGTTAACGATTGCACTACTCTCAAACGCATTCGATTGTAGTTTAATTTGAAtaccattaaaaatacattttccttgAAAGAATGTTacacatcttacaaattctgcaaAGTTTTGAGCACAACTCTATAGGTGCTTAGAAATCTCTCGGTGGGAGCGTCATCAATTATTTTCACAGATTTTCGCTAATCGCTTCAGGGCTCGCTCCCTATCTTGATAAATAGTGGGGATTCATTGAATCTTGTCTGTAACAGAGAGACAGCATTGTGTGGACTGAATACATTTCTCCAAACTGGGCAAAATTGTTCTATATTTGTGTTAAAAGATTCCACTTAAGTGTTTGCCGTATTCATTTTCTGTGATCGGGCTGTAGGGGTTAGCGCTTTAGTGTCTTCCCGTAATTGTTGGTAACGGTGCGGTCGTCTTCCATTGCTTTCTCGAGCCAGTCTCTTTCTTGCTCGGACTCAGAGTCACTGGCCTCACTTGCATCTGCTGCCAAAAGGCGAGAATAATTGATCCTGTACTGGTTGGGGGCATTCCACTGGAGCGGAGGCAGGCATACGCACCACAGCAACAGAGCCACGGCCACGCCCCTGAAGAGCCATACGAGCCCAAACCGGCGGACCACGAACCCCCCGGCGAAACTTCCCAGTGCACTCCCCAAGTCTAAAAACAATGCATTGTACAGCCTCTTTATGTTCCTCTCTGTTCCCGGAGTGGCAACATCATCGCTCTGCACCTTCACGGCCCACCAAAAGGCTCCGCAGCTGAAACAGCTTAAAAATTGTGCAGGCAGCACCGTCCACGGCCCCCACAGGAAAGAGTAATACAAGCATTGTAATCCAAGAGTGGCTGCCCCCAGCGTGAGCAGCCTTCCCGAGCTGAGCAGCCGAGTCAGTCGGACAGCAACTAGAGGGAAGGCGGCCTGCGAGAGCAACGCGAAGCCGAGGGACACCCCCATGTGCAGCTCGGTGCTGTCGTGATCCTGCATCTGCCACAAGAGGAAGTTGTCCACGGCGGAGCGTGTCACCCCCACCAGCAGAGCGGTGACCGCACATAGCAGCGCTCGCTGGGAAGCGCGCACCAGCTGCACGGCCTTGAACAGCCGGCTCACCTTGCCTTGCTGCTTGTTCAGGTACAGCGGGAGGAAGGCTGCAACCACCAGAGCCAGCGATAACACGCCGGCGTAGCACAAGAAGTGCGCGGCACTCCTGGAGGTGTGACCAAAGATTAAACAGTTTAACCGGCTGACCAGCAGCCCCGCTCCACCGACGCCACATGCGGCTCCGAGTAAAGGCCACACCCCGGTGCTGCTGTAGTGGTCAGAAGCGTCGGCAAAGTCCAGATAATCGTACAGGCCGTCATCTGCTGTCCACTCTAGAGGGGCTGCCACCAGCTCCCATGCACACACAGTGATAAGTATCAAGAAGAAGAGTTGGTGTTGAACGTCCATCATCTTCAGGCTTGACAGAAAATCTAATTGACCTTTCTCATTATGTTTCTCCGTGTCCAGAGACTTCTTCTTCCTGACCAAGGCGAGGGTCGTCATGTGGACCTCAACAGAGGTGCTGTTTTTTGGCTCTGCTGTTCTGTTTATTCTTAGCACAGGAAGCTGGGAAATTCTGTCTGCTGCAACAGATGTTCTGCCATGGATAGCATCAGCAGGAAAGGTCAAAGTAGATTGGGAGGAAGGAGCGGTGCTGACTTTTTGGTGAGACTCAATGGGGGTGCTTTCCAGATTAGAACCATTGCAGGTATTAACATACGATTGCAGATCTACAGGCGGGAAAAGAATCACGACCAGCGCCACCACGGATGAACACATCACAGAACCGTGTACAACCACTCGCCTCTTGTTGTACATCTTGGCGAGCAGGCTGGCCAGAGGGCGCCACACCAGTGATATGAGGTGCTTGGTGCCCATGACGATGCCCGTCATCTCGGGAGTGAGGCCTAGCTGCCGGAAGTACAGCGTGAGGAAGGGGAGCAGGCAGGATTTGCCACAGGAGTACAGGAAGTGAAAGGCTCTGGCCAGAGCGAGGGTCTGCTTGATGTTGATttgctttgtcttcttcatgGTGGACTTCCTGGGTGCTTGTTTGTCTTTACATGGAGCAACTGAGGGACACACACCAGACAAAAACTAAATTCTCCCGTATTTGTTACACACCAGTGTATTTGGTTCATAATCCAATCAATTTGAgtagcagttcagaaaatgacagcAGAAATaccacattcatccatccattttcttagccgcttatcctcacgagggttgcagtgagtgctggagcctatcccagctgtcaacgggcaggaggtggagtacaccctgaactggttgccagccactcgcaggacgcatcgagacaaacagctgcactcacaatcacacctacgggcaatttagagtgtccaattaatgttgcgtgtgtttggggaagtgggaggaaaccagagtgcccggagaaaacccacacaggcacggggagaacatgcaaactccacaacagctgggtccgggattgaacccgggacctcagaactgtgaggccaacactttccagctgatgcaccgtacCGCCAGAAATACTGCAATTTATCAAAAATCGACATCTTTTTACATTGAGCATATTTCCAAAATACTAatagcaaaacaaaataataataaatgacctCTTCATAGAATTATGTTGTATTAATTTCGCAAAGGTATACATGCACATCtgaataaatttgaatattgtagaaaagtgtttatttcaatagttcaattcaaaattaaccatccattttcttagccgcttatccatcatttatatttaaaataaacgtTAATTCTATAAATTACAATGAAAACGCCAAACACGCAATTTCAACAAATTAGAATTCAATACTTCTGAAAAGTATTGAATTCTAATTTGTTGACCGTTGATGACCTCGAtcaactttttgaattgaagttATGGTTGAGGTCTTCTACCATATTCTGATTTATTGAGATCGCACATTTCCGCGTATTTTTACTccatgtaaagtttttttttttttttcaagtgaaccAAAGCAACCATTCGACAGGTGTTTCTAATACGTATCCAAAGAACGAAGAATGACTCAGTGCAACCAAAAATATAAAGTTGATAAAGTAAATACCGTATTGACGTCGTCAACCAAAAATGAGCGTTAATGGCCCATTATCTTCGCAAAGCAAGATTATTGCATTGCACATGCACAGTTCTTGTACAAGTGTACCCGATGAACGTGGCAGTTGAGTGTGTAATACACAAACCACACAGACgcttaaaatgtatgaaatgaatatgagaaaaggaaaaaaataattccctgCAGGGAAATGGCTCATTTAGTGCCGTCGAAAACAATAAAGAACTTGCTAGTGACGAACACCTGCCGGTCTGGATTCACCGGTTCGCTGAGGAATCCCGGAGCACGCGTCCACGTCACTATTGTTAGTATTCTCACTTTTACACTTCAGCTTCAATATTATGCCATCAAAAattcaaagttttatttttacctcttCCCAGCCACACTCCGTAAACCGGTGCCCAGTATCTTTTCCATCACGAAATTCAGAATTTCGATCACTTTTCGCTACCTCCACCTGTTCCAGAGCAACACTTGTTCGGCCACCATACAGCACACCTGAACAACCGTTTGTAACACTGCAGCGACCCCTTTAGGCACGGAAGTCAAAATGTCCTCCAATATCATCTGGCCACGCTACTTTGAATAATTTACATACATGTGTGTTTATATACACTACATTTTTGAAGACGTGCCCGTACATGTGAGTATTTGAAAACACGATACACCTGCCCAAAATCCTTTCTTACTCTGGAAGCTGGAACATAACTCAAATCCATTAGAGCACAAGTGAACCCACGCTGCATACCTGCAATGAAGTCAGGCAAGTGAAGCGCTACATTATCACTTAACACACAACACCCAAGATAACTATTTTATTCAGCGTTTGAGACAAACTAGATGAAACACAATCCCACAAATAGCTTTAAAAACAAGCGTTCatagaaaatctaaaaaaaagaataaaaataacctATCAGATTTTTTAATATagcacttttgaaaaatatattaaataatgtATAAATAATCTGCTACATCTCGAATGTATGTTGAACCTTTCGGCATTATAAGGATGTgacaatattacaaaaaaatcttgaccggtgatcacaacaacaacaacaacaacactaataattaaaaaaaatataataacaacaaatatgtatttttagacAATGACCATATGAATAAAAGTGGAttaatactactactaataaaaataatcatcatcagtATGAAGCAGAAAAAGAGTTGAGGGGAAGGCAAAGCATGGAGCAGTAAGATGGGTGCAGCGGCCGGACTTGGCCGGGTGAAAACCTGCAAGACTTCCAGTCTGAACTGCTTCCTGGTTTGCAGCACAAAGACACGTCAAGCCTGCGGATACAGACACTCATTTATTGACATGTACCGAGGGCCCAAATGGCTAAAAAGCGGAGCATTTTGTAACGCATAAGCAGTCCTCCTCATTATGTACTGTGACTAATTGAAtcaaaaatatccattcattttctattgcTCTTGTCCTCAAAATGCCAAACGTGGACTGGATCTTATTGTAGCTGACTTAGGGCAAAAACCATGACTACGCATGGGTTTGTTGTAAATAGCTTTGAAGCACCTGGTAACACTTTGTAGGAACTTCCGTTCGTCTTGATCCAGGCACACAACGAAGGTTGTCCCGGGATTCGCACTCCTCACCTCAACTCTGTTGACGTTCACCTCTGATTCAGAGGAATGCTACCAGAGGGACGTCAAGGGTAAACAAACAAAGTGGTTGCTTTCGATGTGGAAGATAACACATTTACCTGGCTCTTGCTCTTTTTAGACTTGGCACAGTATTTCTTTGTGACCTCCGACACTGACAGCCGCAAGCTTTCAGTTCGAGACTCTTGACAGACAGGATTTAATACTTACAAATGCACTTAGGatactgaaaataaatataccccccccccctaaatcAATAGATAGACTAATGTAGCACACCTATATGTTCAGTTTTTCTGGGGgttttgtgaatattgatcgAGGTGCAGAGGATTTCTGCTCGGGTCCACTGACTTCTTCCACTGCAGGCCACCTGCAACCACCAAACAACTGATTTGGTTTACAAATAGCTGttcaatgattaaaaatgtataaatatttcAATCCCTGATGGTGCTAAATGACACACTCGGAATAAAGTGCACACAATATGCATTCCCTCCCGCCCcccaatttaaaacagtttgtGTCTTATGTCTAATGGACAGTACGTCTCGTGGTTTCTGCAAATACCCTAATTATCCAAAATTACAC contains these protein-coding regions:
- the mfsd6l gene encoding major facilitator superfamily domain-containing protein 6-like; this translates as MKKTKQINIKQTLALARAFHFLYSCGKSCLLPFLTLYFRQLGLTPEMTGIVMGTKHLISLVWRPLASLLAKMYNKRRVVVHGSVMCSSVVALVVILFPPVDLQSYVNTCNGSNLESTPIESHQKVSTAPSSQSTLTFPADAIHGRTSVAADRISQLPVLRINRTAEPKNSTSVEVHMTTLALVRKKKSLDTEKHNEKGQLDFLSSLKMMDVQHQLFFLILITVCAWELVAAPLEWTADDGLYDYLDFADASDHYSSTGVWPLLGAACGVGGAGLLVSRLNCLIFGHTSRSAAHFLCYAGVLSLALVVAAFLPLYLNKQQGKVSRLFKAVQLVRASQRALLCAVTALLVGVTRSAVDNFLLWQMQDHDSTELHMGVSLGFALLSQAAFPLVAVRLTRLLSSGRLLTLGAATLGLQCLYYSFLWGPWTVLPAQFLSCFSCGAFWWAVKVQSDDVATPGTERNIKRLYNALFLDLGSALGSFAGGFVVRRFGLVWLFRGVAVALLLWCVCLPPLQWNAPNQYRINYSRLLAADASEASDSESEQERDWLEKAMEDDRTVTNNYGKTLKR